The Geotrypetes seraphini chromosome 8, aGeoSer1.1, whole genome shotgun sequence genome includes a region encoding these proteins:
- the NDUFA7 gene encoding NADH dehydrogenase [ubiquinone] 1 alpha subcomplex subunit 7 produces the protein MASATKFIQMLRNWASGQNLQAKLQLRYTEISKRTQPPPTLPVGPSHKFANNYYCTRDGRRESYPPIVLMSPQKTLASGAPPSSSETAVATSAKRHVTPGMPPPKWELSKDEPYL, from the exons ATGGCATCGGCCACAAAATTCATCCAAATGCTGCGGAACTGGGCGTCCGGG CAAAACCTTCAGGCCAAATTACAGCTTCGATATACAGAGATATCTAAGAG GACTCAGCCTCCACCTACGCTTCCTGTGGGTCCCAGTCACAAGTTTGCTaataattattattgtacacGTGATGGCCGGCGGGAGTCATACCCTCCCATCGTTCTAATGTCGCCGCAGAAAACTCTGGCATCTGGAGCACCACCTTCCAG CTCAGAAACTGCTGTGGCCACTTCAGCAAAAAGGCACGTTACTCCAGGGATGCCGCCACCTAAGTGGGAATTATCAAAGGATGAGCCTTACCTCTGA